One part of the Oncorhynchus clarkii lewisi isolate Uvic-CL-2024 chromosome 7, UVic_Ocla_1.0, whole genome shotgun sequence genome encodes these proteins:
- the LOC139413328 gene encoding prothymosin alpha, with translation MADTAVETTTTTEISAKELKEKKEVAEEVMVEKKENGSGDAPGNETHTNGAEETNGAKEKTNGAIHSEVTPEVEEDGEGEDAEEDAEEAADEEVDHPVKRPAEEEEQGETKKQKTENDDSKEAEVEA, from the exons ATGGCTGATACCGCAGTAGAGACGACCACAACCACCGAGATTTCAGCAAAG GAGCTTAAAGAGAAGAAAGAGGTTGCCGAGGAGGTGATGGTGGAGAAGAAGGAGAACGGCAGTGGGGACGCACCTGGCAATGAAACA CACACAAATGGTGCAGAGGAGACAAATGGTGCAAAGGAGAAGACAAATGGTGCAATTCATTCTGAAGTAACTCCAGAGGTTGAAGAGGATG gagagggagaggatgcaGAAGAAGATGCAGAAGAAGCTGCTGATGAGGAGGTTGACCACCCTGTGAAGCGCCCAGCTGAGGAGGAG GAACAAGgggaaacaaaaaaacagaaaacagaaaacgaTGACTCAAAGGAAGCTGAAGTGGAGGCCTAG